The Apium graveolens cultivar Ventura chromosome 3, ASM990537v1, whole genome shotgun sequence sequence GTGATGCCGATATTGAGATACCAGAAGAGTTTTTGGTTCATGCTGACACTGATCCAATAGATGAAATTATTCAGGTGACCTATCCTAATCTGTTTGAAAATTTTAGACCCTCACGGTATCTCAAAGGAAGAGCTATTCTCACTCCAACCAATGCCGTTGTTGATGATATTAATACGAGGGTGTTGGACAAACTTCCAGGTAAGACCTATACTTGTCTTAGCACAAATGCCATAATTGACCCTCCTTCCGGAGATGATAACGTGGAAGCCTCTATTTCAGTTAAATATTTAAATTCTCTTAATATGTCTGGTATTCCAAAACATAATCTGGTATTAAAGGAAGGGTCTGTTGTCATACTACTTAGAAATCTCAGCCAAATAAATGGATTGTGTAACGGTACCAGGATAATAGTTAAAAAGTGTAATAAGAATACCTATGAATGTCAGATTCTGTGTGGCGGTCATGTTGGAACGACTCATCTCATTCCAAGAATAGATATGGCTCCTTCGGATGAAAAATGGCCCGTTCAGTTTACAAGGAGACAACTGCCATTACAAATTTGTTTTGCTATGAAAATTAATAAAAGTCAGGGGAAATCTCTCGAAACAGTTGGTTTGTATCTTCCCACTTCAATTTTTACGCATGGCCAATTGTATGTTGTCGTTTCTAGAGTCACTTCCAGCAAAGGCTTGCACATTCTTATATGTTCGGAAAGGGGAGGCACTACAAATATTAGCAAGAATGTTGTGTATGAGGAAGTTCTTTATAATCTTCAATAAGTTAACGTTTTAATAGGTTGACTCGCTATCATTGTAGTTAACTTTTTTGTCAATCTTCGTAAAGTTTTTTATTGTAAATTTTATTATTGTACATCACCTATAATTTAAGAAACTAATTGACAAAATCATGTCACTAAATTTATATAGTATTAAGGGAATACAACCACAtctataaaaaaattatatttaatatttactaatctgtaacacccccaaatccggggtcgggaattcgggtcgtcacgagttctatttcccttaataacactcaatcttaataaacaaccaactactgcgtactgtgaccccacaatatacacacacaccacaacttatagtcttagagatgaataccaaaaataacacaagtcattttattccacaattataaaccattacaccttaaaaaagttttctgaataaatttacattttccttgccattattacagttcataaatatacgtcaatagttgaaaacctagcctattggtagttcctacctcagctacaacatcatccacgcctacaggaaactgcggaacatttcctatccgttTGCGAATTGAGACCTTAGTCCTGTTCattttgtctatctgttgttgtgtgatgaaagaagaaagcaagggtagcaacaagcccaccaaaataatatgtataatgattaacaatatatgagcatccccatcttaatactcatgaaagtcttggtcaagcagatatgagccaagtttgatatcttaacgcgaccaagtcgtaaaatattcagtatatatgtttatatacttttcgaaattttggaaatcctcttccatgcataatatacacagagttccagcctataactgtataaagatatcgttgtaaggtgttctcatatatctaaccttgtctcaacgttattctgaaaatctttgtcatacataagataatcatttactagatataagttaaaaagatgaagttacaagatactccaatatacttatatctttttcgaatactacttgaactaccaccattcaaggtataatcagtttcaaaagttcatcacatagatgagactgcgagataagacttgaataaattcaatattggaaatatcattcaaaagaaatgaagttacgagatagtTCATtaagtcccggtatatatatacacctatatatatatatatatctcatacattccctgaaaacctctgtcatgacaagtatagacagagttgtcatatccaataaatttcaaaagaagagaattttggcataaacctgatatcttgctgatcaaataaagataccaataattaaacttttctactagtagatggacgaattctccactggtcatcagccgcattaggacctatattggactgccactcagtcacttacgcattgatggactcccactgagccacttacactttcatggacgcccactgagcccatgttgcttatgccgacttaaATAGATGTAattacttcccaaacgttgggtaagtaatcaaaatattttctcaaaacagcaacctcgttgcgaatataaaatatactacagagccggatccctcaggttttgagcgattatttaaatccccttcgaaaggaagatcttaaatctaaaaatgagttttgggatccgctctaacttttaaaattattttgaagactcgaaaacattttaaagaatgtttaaattaatgataatttattaaaataaatcaatcccgatatattagaaagtatctaaatattattatttaaataatattctcaaaaggataatctttataaaaataattgaagtaaaagttttaaaaactcatacttgaaatgaataataaataacaaaagacatgcttatacgaaagtacgatctttatttgaataatcgaaaatcagtttgattattattcaaaactatcgaatataccttattctattaatagttatagaaaactatatatatatatatattatactcgagaacatcgactcccggtttagaaaaatgttcacccttgggtcccctatactaagggtatacgcaattactgtttatctctaacataggtattatgcagtttataagcatctgaattgataaaagaatatcaagatttcacaacatgcatatatctaccatatcaacatgctccaatatatcgcaagattttctaataacagtcatgcacttatctcaagataatgcatcaatatgtttgcatcacaacaacaatataacaggtagaaaacttgcctgagagTACGGGGGTAATTAGGGGTCTGAAATCGCTATGGTAACCTACAATGTCATCAATGTACAAGGTTAACCTTCAGTCACCATGTGACTACTCAATTCTTGACACTTAGGAGCGCTAACGCTCGACTACTAGGTTGTTTACTAACGGCGTCGCTTACGCACCCTCAGCTccactatttttattaaattgaGAAATAACATTTTTAAGGTGACTCTAAATCAAGACTCTTATTTACTGTCCCGTACAGGTTATCAAAAAGTTTCGGGACCAACGAAACATTTTACGATTTTCGAAAATATTTTACAAATTCAGCGTTTAGTAAAAGTATCGCCGCGAAACGCtgtttactaaaacggtcatttATCCTAAACCGTAAGTCCGTTTTAggagaaccacatatcaaaatgaagttTACAACATACTCTATCTAGTCAGTGTGTGGGTCGGGTCTGGAAAGTGAGGCTTGTGTTCCTAATGTCTAGTGCAAGTTCGGTTTAAAAGatatcgggcattacgacggctacgTTTACATGCTTTTCCACTTCTAGACTAtaccaaaacaacaaccaagCATCAACCAATCAAGACCTTGTACTATAATACTTAATCAAGTCAAAACTCTTTCATGACCAAACCATTTGAAACCACTCCTCCAATATTTtcaaccaacaacaacaataaccacTAAAAACCAACCATTAACTAACTATACATACATAATCAAACTACTCATCACTTTTAACCACAAATCTTAAACAAAATTCAAAGTTAAGATCAAGATTCTAGAGTTTATACCTTAGATGATCCTTAACTAGCCTTATAATGATCAAAACCTCAAaacaaaatcaagaacacaacATTAGTTCTTGAGTTAACTATTCATCTGAACTATAAAACATTAAAAACGGAATTGAGAATTAAGGAGTTTAGGAGAGTGGTTACCTTAAATGTGTAGAGATTCTCTAGGGTTTCGATTTGATAGGTAGAACGCGAAAAACGGCCCAGGGAAACTCAAGATACAAGCATTTCATCTTCCTCCATTTTCATCTCTCTTTCCTCTCAGGTTTTTTGATAAAAATGGGGGAGAGAAAGTGTTTGACTTGATTTGTGGTGATAAGGAAGTGATGAGAAGATATTTTTTTGGTTATTGGTTGATTAATGTGAGTGGAAGGTGACAAGCTTGTTTGGTCACCAATGAGCTCATCCGCCTTGCCACTTCTCAAAGACAAGAGcttatggtggaagcatcttttaaGCTTAATCCTTGAATTAAGATGTTAATTAAGTGTCTTATTCTTGCACTAATTGACTCTTCTTCTTTCCACTTGCGTTACTTAGTCGCTTAATTATTTTATGATTCATTTATCGTTCGTTCTCGTTAATCGTTCGAGGAAATGTATCCGTGGTTTCATTGTCAGGGGCTCTATAAATCCTTCTTAATATCCTTTATTCCTTTTTTAATCACCTTTTATAATCACCTTTTATAATCCTTGGGCTTAAATCCTTAATTCTCATCCCTTCCACATAATTCCTTCAGTGTCTGGTGGATTCTCGAGAAAATGAAAGTGTCCGGTTTCGAATTCtgacgacttttacatacactcattctCATTATAGAATACTAAAACGAACTCAAAATTTCGATAAAAGgactcctatatagtgtggtctgataattttccttaatcaacatcatcagcaaaagttactattcatcagggtttcaaaaatttccaaaaattggggttgttacagtctcccctccttaaaaggattccgtcccggaatctgatagaaaatgaatagggatacttttctagcatcgCACTTTCTAACTCAAGTCAATTTTTCCCACATGGtagttctaccaccaaactctgactagtttgataaccatcttcctaagcacttgctcctttttgattcataaccttcaccggttgctccacataggttaagtctgatcggaggtttacgtgttcatattcccctatATGTCTCGCCTATGGATCATACTTCCTTAATATTTATACTTGGAACTCACTGCGAACTTGTTGCAAGTTCGGCgctagggctagttcatttgataacttcccaatacatcttaatatatctgagggtccaacaaatcatggacttagctttcctttctttctgaacctcatcaatcatttccaagaCTTTCCAAGGGGATATCTTTAACAACAGTAGGTCCcatatttcatactctttgtcctttcgttgtcaaatcatcatacttcttatgtccatcttgggctactaccagctgtcctctgattagatctattatatcctttgTCCTTTGGACCACggctggtccgagcatcttgcgctctacaacttcatcctaacataagggagatcgacattgtcttccttcaaggatctcataaggtgacatctcgatactgacatacgatttattatcgtaagaaaactcaatccgcggtaagtgatcattccaaaattctttcaagtctattgcacagactctcatcatagtttctagcgttatagcttttgcttctcaatacctactcttttctagttcgtaatcgatACTACCTttcgtacctaatattatactggttacacttttgctcgttagcgttctataaccttttaataaccacgtcaaccttagtatcacgaacgcgttagattcggaataccaccgtactaataccacttcatctctagctgcttccatcttccaaagtttgatcaatcatatagaagttaagaatttattgagagatcattatgatcatgaacacttgttctattgcatagttagtacagaaggtggtcagcctttagtacttgacaagcaatctaacaacatgtggtatcctactaggcttctatcacacaaatagatagtcattcggcaatacctccccttttggaagggttgttcttctcagtttacacgaaaatgaaaagaagagaaaaggaaaaatttaagagaattatataaaaaaatattgccacaaaacatctggcttggagtctacccctaaactatagaggtttatcacaggagaacaaaacatagatatgtatatatctcaacatcaagtattatagcatcgcaattcatGTTCCTGAATTTTTccctattccgtccatcattctttggacccatgctcttgctcgagcttaaaaacaatcaccgttgaaactccctcgacagcgaaaatagAATCTAAGATTGCATTCTAGACATCgtagttactagaatccattgctataccgtaaccttcttcgtatagtaatactactctttattgataagaaggaataaatattcaataggtagataatcgacttaattagtctatcaatgataacttatacatcaccacaacccgattagtggtactcaatctcaacatccattacaatacaactctcacggttgtaatcggctcattattcaaagaatcgttgatgcattactatagtccaccacggacctactatagtcattctttttccatgaaatcttaatatctaacaatacaaagtccatagctatcgtatctaattcttctaaggaggcaacatgatcaccgttcatgattcatgaagaacactcctaaACTTGACATACATATGTCATGAAACAGATAAAATTGCTAAAGAGTTTCAAttaaagcaacgatagcaggttaataccattattaacaatatgtctttattaggaaacatgaagctcaaaggttcatttagtcctttcgtaacatggtcctggcttattctctagatatgaccttctaagatagatagcccgctcacggcaattatatgaattatatctttaccaaactactaataCGGTTGTgtatcgtacaatcatcagaaggaatgtcaatctttcacaccataatacaaccttcacggctttaaccatcatcattgtattcctctggcacgagcgcctgtaattgctctcatacacttagagtgtcggccacctcattggcctttcctgatagtaatagttccttataatcaatgtcttttgaacaaTCTCCatctaaattttctaccttatttccaatcactgcttgtgtgcaaatgctcttccttaagctttggtgagaaaacaaaatatcaccatttttccataagttattgcctcggtctttagatgtgaacattttcacgactgactctcgatcatacttaggacgtctcttatcttgggtccttcttgttttcaccaatattgaccctcattgggtcaatctatactttcttatggttcaacacgtgcctacctggcattattataattatgtcatatttcccttatcaaaatttttattcttcagaactttgaatattacatttctccttataaaacctctaaggttatccttgaatcaccCCTCCTGTATTCCccagatacagggcatatcaaaataccatttactaatactagaaccattgtctatgtacttctgaaaaatttctccactgatccttaaaggttgttgttgccttaatccttcattccatactacctaaattcataatgtccctattaagggtaaaatgccaacctttatgcattcccccatggttcatctcaaattatcgaggttctatccttaattccacttttaaaaggtacttgcatcattccatagataaatcaattcatatatccctgataagggtatcttattcaatcattctcacctcgatagtctatgcttaatttcacaataacatccttattcaaaatgaggtcaatccatatggcctccaaagataacaatggttatccgcttttctttcctgatttggtagtgataacagggatgttctggaagatattggtcatgttcaacgtgaacttctttttactaaaacattcttgaaggtcacttccctTATCCCTTATCCCATTTCTTAATTTCTTGCtttcctgtctcctcagtccatccgtgttcccttattaatccatcgatctatctcggagtttcatcaaatactcccaacttaaaggggatagtatatatatatatatatcatttatgccttcaaccatcaactttaactcatggtgaatcaccctcatcccgATGAACACaaaattttctatttctattactccgagtctttagggtttcctcatacccaactcccttatcattcctcaaactctattgcctttatattcctttccacttcagtttcttcttattttcctttctattacaatcatttcatgaacccactaatcattgacctcaatatcacgtcgttctgggattcgtgtcctcaggacgaatcttgccaacttttacaaattagattcataattcatcatactcgtccacctttgccctggttttaaaacttgtacactttctctctatcttccttagccttccaccagcgcgtggcctctctcttaggaaggtaagtgggAAGAAAATAGTCGTTTGcacttcatcaatcatttaggatctcaaatgattcctctatttcctttagccaggctcttgcctcgactgggtcaacttgttccttggaattctgagagtttagcgacttaaaggtcctgaaagaatttcacaccatattgtttcctcagggtggtgtttgggggtaaaagtattagttttgtttaggcaggtccatgaattgcctcataggagtaccgtcttggtgctcccttccttgctcgagttctgttttctcagtctaaatatttcttcctactccccataatcggggtcatcttatattttaaaatcctcattttccacatCATTATGttttgggttccttatatcttgattgcaacctccctgattatcacattcagggtttgccccaaatcttattcctcgtgggggcataatgcttggaaattttttgagaatctcttgatatttgtcttacttactttgcttaagaTTTTCCTtcgttcagtccttacatgatcgtaaattatgaattctcaagttttataaatttcatgacactcttaagtgttaatagtgtaattaacaatatgaacttatcacaacaacctgatctgaactgaaaggaacgaatatatacataaccatttgttcgagggtacaacaactgaacacatgaaagagaattacatcttttgatctgatcgcttctatcccaaaagtactaccacaaataatcatctagtcattaaaactactCATTcattatttagcaaaaaaaaaactACTCATTCATgacttaggctaatcctccaaaagcggtgctacatgaaatccttgtctgatcgctctgacTCTGCACAgtattatggatcaagaaatgcaggcacgcacaacatccctaacctgctccattaaagcggtgatgaggccTAAGATAGTGGAAAGTAGAGTTGGATCAATCGGGCCCTCAAGATGGCCTttagctgtaattcgggtggtagtctcaatcctgtccatgctataagctaatcctgccggaagtaccccgccttCAATCCTTGGtacagtaagtcgatccaacgGATCACctctaacattacgggcctcagacaggccacccaaagtcatataataatcagcgataagagaagcctgaatGGTAGCATCTAGCATTCCATGGGGTGCAGtaggtgcagacccaggagatctaaacggataaccaagcacggtattgggtgacaatggtgcatgagataaaggtggcatttcctcagtaggtgt is a genomic window containing:
- the LOC141714126 gene encoding uncharacterized protein LOC141714126, whose amino-acid sequence is MRLHTGNSEAENKEIEKFSNWVLDIGNGKLSNLNSDSPECDADIEIPEEFLVHADTDPIDEIIQVTYPNLFENFRPSRYLKGRAILTPTNAVVDDINTRVLDKLPGKTYTCLSTNAIIDPPSGDDNVEASISVKYLNSLNMSGIPKHNLILCGGHVGTTHLIPRIDMAPSDEKWPVQFTRRQLPLQICFAMKINKSQGKSLETVGLYLPTSIFTHGQLYVVVSRVTSSKGLHILICSERGGTTNISKNVVYEEVLYNLQ